In a single window of the Sediminicoccus sp. KRV36 genome:
- a CDS encoding lysylphosphatidylglycerol synthase domain-containing protein — translation MTQADKPWRRGLRNGLVLGLLALAGLILINRGEVNAVGLVLLTLPLALLASFTLHLPQLMFGAKAWLVLLPPEHRPSFWRMVRLRWYREAGDSLLPAGAVMGQAAVTRLMIRDGVPTELATSTATIGIALESVAQLPFLMLGLAMLLTLDRHAETSGFLIGLAAVLATVVGLFAVQRPPALRALRRLLVRLARRWPRLDPAWIDQFQEAMLRLHANRPALARAVALHFGSWMMGAIEMMVLLWLIGHPVSFAEALVIESFAQVLRNAGFLLPGSAGVQEGAILAAGMLMGVPLAASANAALVRRTREILVGSTGLIAWRQDEMRGARAQP, via the coding sequence TTGACCCAAGCCGACAAGCCATGGCGCCGCGGGCTGCGCAACGGGCTCGTGCTGGGCCTGCTGGCGCTCGCTGGCCTGATCCTGATCAACCGCGGCGAAGTGAATGCGGTGGGGCTTGTCCTCCTGACGCTGCCCCTGGCGCTGCTCGCCTCCTTCACGCTGCACCTGCCGCAGCTCATGTTCGGCGCCAAGGCGTGGCTCGTCCTGCTGCCGCCCGAGCACAGGCCCTCCTTCTGGCGCATGGTCCGGCTGCGCTGGTACCGCGAGGCCGGTGATTCCCTGCTGCCGGCCGGCGCGGTGATGGGGCAGGCCGCCGTGACGCGCCTCATGATCCGTGACGGCGTGCCGACCGAATTGGCGACGAGCACGGCCACCATCGGCATTGCTCTCGAATCCGTGGCGCAGCTGCCCTTTCTCATGCTGGGCCTCGCCATGCTGCTGACGCTGGACCGGCACGCCGAGACCTCGGGCTTCCTGATCGGCCTCGCGGCTGTCCTGGCGACCGTGGTGGGCCTGTTCGCGGTGCAGCGACCGCCAGCGTTGCGCGCCTTGCGGCGCCTGCTGGTGCGCCTGGCCCGCCGCTGGCCGCGCCTCGACCCGGCCTGGATTGACCAGTTCCAGGAAGCGATGCTGCGCCTGCACGCGAACCGTCCCGCCTTGGCCCGCGCGGTGGCGCTGCATTTCGGTTCCTGGATGATGGGTGCCATCGAGATGATGGTCCTGCTCTGGCTGATCGGCCATCCGGTGAGCTTCGCCGAGGCGCTGGTGATCGAGAGCTTCGCGCAGGTGCTGCGCAATGCGGGCTTCCTGCTGCCAGGCTCGGCCGGTGTTCAGGAGGGGGCTATCCTCGCGGCGGGGATGCTGATGGGCGTGCCGCTCGCAGCCAGCGCCAATGCCGCGCTGGTGCGCCGCACGCGGGAGATCCTGGTGGGCAGCACGGGGCTGATCGCCTGGCGGCAGGATGAGATGCGGGGCGCCCGCGCTCAGCCATAG
- a CDS encoding NAD(P)/FAD-dependent oxidoreductase, whose translation MLRLTEIRLPLDHPPEALETAIRARLGGAEIHGFTIFRRGYDARNPRRIMLAYTLDVEAPEEAALLTRDTALRQAPDTAYRFVARAPGGLAERPVIIGTGPCGLLAALILAQSGFRPIILERGKVVRERTKDTWDLWRRNTLHPESNVQFGEGGAGTFSDGKLWSQIKDPFHFGRKVLEEFVKAGAPEEILYVSKPHIGTFRLVQMVESIRATIEALGGEYRFGCRVDDLDLDASRQVQGVVLEGGERIAARHVVLAIGHSARDSFAMLHARGVAMQAKPFSIGVRIEHPQSLIDRNRFGPHAGHPLLGAADYKLVHHAANGRSVYSFCMCPGGTVVAAASEPGRLVTNGMSQYSRNERNANAGIVVGITPADYPGGPLAGIEFQRHWEEAAFAAGGGTYAAPAQRVEDFLAGRPSTTLGDVIPSYRPGVTPTDLAACLPDFVVAAMREALPAFDRQIPGFALADAVMTGVETRTSSPLRIPRGVDCQSLNTRGLYPAGEGAGYAGGIMSAGVDGIRVAEAVALAMTDGGPVRASGSRADDALTYG comes from the coding sequence ATGCTTCGACTGACCGAAATCCGCCTGCCCCTCGATCATCCGCCTGAGGCGCTGGAAACCGCCATCCGCGCAAGGCTGGGTGGCGCCGAAATCCATGGCTTCACCATCTTCCGCCGCGGCTATGACGCGCGCAATCCACGGCGGATCATGCTGGCCTATACGCTGGATGTGGAAGCGCCGGAGGAAGCGGCGCTGTTGACCCGGGACACGGCCCTGCGCCAGGCGCCCGATACGGCCTACCGCTTCGTGGCGCGCGCGCCGGGCGGCCTGGCCGAACGCCCCGTCATCATCGGCACCGGCCCCTGCGGCCTGCTGGCAGCGCTGATCCTGGCGCAATCCGGCTTCCGGCCGATCATCCTGGAGCGCGGCAAGGTGGTGCGCGAACGCACCAAGGACACCTGGGACCTCTGGCGCCGGAACACGCTGCACCCTGAAAGCAATGTGCAATTCGGCGAGGGCGGGGCTGGCACCTTCTCGGACGGCAAGCTCTGGTCGCAGATCAAGGACCCCTTCCATTTCGGCCGCAAGGTGCTGGAGGAGTTCGTGAAGGCCGGCGCGCCGGAGGAAATCCTCTACGTCAGCAAGCCGCATATCGGCACCTTCCGCCTGGTGCAGATGGTGGAATCCATACGCGCCACGATCGAGGCGCTGGGCGGCGAATACCGCTTCGGCTGCCGGGTGGATGACCTCGACCTCGACGCGTCACGCCAGGTCCAGGGCGTGGTGCTGGAAGGCGGGGAGCGCATCGCCGCCCGGCATGTGGTGCTGGCCATCGGGCATTCGGCGCGGGACAGCTTCGCCATGCTGCATGCGCGCGGGGTTGCGATGCAGGCCAAGCCGTTTTCCATCGGTGTCAGGATCGAGCATCCGCAATCGCTGATTGATCGCAACCGCTTCGGCCCGCATGCCGGGCACCCCTTGCTGGGGGCGGCCGATTACAAGCTGGTGCATCACGCGGCCAATGGGCGCTCGGTCTACAGTTTCTGCATGTGTCCGGGGGGCACGGTGGTGGCGGCGGCGAGCGAGCCGGGGCGCCTCGTCACCAACGGGATGAGCCAGTATTCGCGCAATGAGCGCAACGCCAATGCCGGCATCGTGGTCGGCATCACGCCAGCTGATTACCCGGGTGGGCCGCTCGCCGGCATCGAATTTCAGCGCCACTGGGAGGAGGCCGCCTTCGCGGCCGGCGGCGGCACCTATGCCGCACCGGCGCAACGCGTCGAGGATTTCCTGGCCGGCCGCCCTTCCACCACGCTGGGCGATGTCATTCCCTCCTACCGCCCCGGCGTCACGCCGACCGATCTTGCCGCCTGCCTGCCGGATTTCGTGGTGGCCGCGATGCGCGAGGCGCTGCCCGCCTTTGACCGCCAGATCCCCGGCTTCGCCCTGGCCGATGCGGTGATGACGGGGGTGGAGACGCGCACCTCCTCGCCGCTGCGGATTCCGCGCGGGGTGGATTGCCAGAGCCTGAACACGCGCGGGCTGTATCCGGCGGGCGAAGGGGCGGGCTATGCGGGGGGCATCATGTCGGCCGGGGTGGATGGCATTCGCGTGGCCGAGGCGGTGGCGCTGGCCATGACCGATGGCGGGCCGGTGCGGGCCAGCGGCAGCCGGGCGGATGATGCGCTGACCTATGGCTGA
- a CDS encoding DUF6481 family protein → MSFKDTFANRQTSAADAKRKLMERFRAQPGPDDPAVIARLAEQKAAGEARLLRQAEAQRRADEKAAALAAAKAEAAAQKQRDIEEAARAVIEEKRRAAQLLVEQKAARDARYAARKKRR, encoded by the coding sequence ATGAGCTTCAAAGACACATTCGCCAATCGCCAGACCTCCGCAGCCGACGCCAAGCGCAAGCTGATGGAGCGCTTCCGCGCCCAGCCCGGCCCGGATGATCCCGCCGTCATCGCCCGCCTGGCCGAGCAGAAGGCCGCCGGTGAGGCGCGCCTGCTGCGCCAGGCCGAGGCACAGCGCCGCGCCGATGAAAAGGCCGCCGCCCTCGCCGCCGCCAAGGCCGAGGCCGCCGCCCAGAAGCAGCGCGACATCGAGGAAGCCGCCCGCGCGGTGATCGAGGAAAAGCGCCGCGCCGCCCAATTGCTGGTCGAGCAGAAGGCCGCGCGGGACGCGCGCTACGCGGCGCGCAAGAAGCGCCGCTGA
- a CDS encoding carboxymuconolactone decarboxylase family protein: MDENEAHAALRKRGRAEMREILGAAYTEARDATTTPFNAAIRALSEEMAYATLWTRPVLDRKQRSLITLGMLCALNHPHELRIHLVAALNNGCTAEEISEVFTHAVAYCGFPASIDALRMAEQVLKEQGAL, from the coding sequence ATGGACGAGAATGAAGCCCACGCCGCGCTCCGCAAGCGGGGCCGCGCCGAAATGCGGGAGATCCTGGGGGCCGCCTATACCGAGGCGCGTGACGCGACCACCACGCCCTTCAACGCGGCGATCCGGGCCCTTTCGGAGGAGATGGCCTATGCCACGCTCTGGACCCGGCCGGTGCTGGACCGCAAGCAGCGCAGCCTGATCACGCTGGGGATGCTCTGCGCGCTGAATCACCCGCATGAGCTGCGCATCCATCTGGTGGCGGCGCTGAACAATGGCTGCACGGCCGAGGAGATCAGCGAGGTCTTCACCCACGCCGTCGCCTATTGCGGCTTCCCGGCCTCGATAGACGCGCTACGCATGGCCGAGCAGGTGCTCAAGGAACAGGGCGCGCTGTAG
- the uvrB gene encoding excinuclease ABC subunit UvrB, translating into MNMIAPLPFQPIRQPMPPAGKPLRVVSPFEPNGDQPTAIRELIAGVQGNERDQVLLGVTGSGKTFTMAKVIEAVQRPTLVLAPNKTLAAQLYGEMKSFFPDNAVEYFVSYYDYYQPEAYVPRTDTYIEKDSQINEQIDRMRHSATQSLLERRDVVIVASVSCIYGIGSVETYSNMVVKLEVGGSISRDALLKGLVEQQYRRNDMAFQRGSFRVRGESVDVWPAQLEDRAWRINLFGDDIESLREFDPLTGEITGEFERVSIYANSHYVTPRPTMQQAIGRIKAELKEHLLILEKEGKLLEAQRLDQRTTFDIEMMETTGSCKGIENYSRYLSGRNPGEPPPTLFEYLPEGALLVVDESHVTVPQIGGMYKGDYARKIILSEYGFRLPSCTDNRPLKFEEWESFRPQTVFVSATPGPWEMERTGGVFAEQVIRPTGLVDPVCDIRPVENQVDDLLAECKACAAKGERVLVTVLTKKMAEQLTEYLTEMGVRVRYLHSDVDTLERIEIIRDLRRGVFDALIGINLLREGLDIPECGLVTILDADKEGFLRSTTSLIQTIGRAARNAEGRVILYADRMTDSMKRALEETERRRNKQIAYNTEHGITPTSIKREISDVLRDVSQGDYVTVEAVEGDATAQFVGRDLRSAIAEMEKKMRAAAADLEFETAARLRDEIKRLEALELDIATPGSAPSGSALTPNEAGRSLREATPKKDWKPKPMGPGGGGYDPKKMKARGGSRGRSGP; encoded by the coding sequence ATGAACATGATCGCCCCCCTGCCGTTCCAGCCGATCCGCCAGCCCATGCCGCCCGCCGGCAAGCCGTTGCGCGTGGTCAGCCCCTTCGAGCCGAATGGCGACCAGCCCACCGCCATCCGCGAACTCATCGCCGGCGTGCAGGGCAATGAGCGGGACCAGGTGCTGCTGGGTGTCACGGGCTCGGGCAAGACCTTCACCATGGCGAAGGTGATCGAGGCGGTGCAGCGTCCCACCTTGGTGCTGGCGCCCAACAAGACCCTGGCCGCGCAACTCTACGGCGAGATGAAGAGCTTCTTCCCCGACAACGCGGTGGAATATTTCGTCAGCTACTACGACTATTACCAGCCCGAAGCCTATGTGCCGCGCACCGACACCTATATCGAAAAAGACAGCCAGATCAACGAGCAGATTGACCGCATGCGGCACTCTGCCACGCAATCCCTGCTGGAGCGGCGGGATGTGGTGATCGTGGCCAGCGTCTCCTGCATCTACGGCATCGGCTCGGTCGAGACCTATTCCAACATGGTGGTGAAGCTGGAAGTGGGGGGCAGCATCTCCCGCGATGCGCTGCTGAAGGGCCTGGTCGAGCAGCAATATCGCCGCAATGACATGGCCTTCCAGCGCGGCAGCTTCCGGGTGCGGGGCGAGAGCGTGGATGTCTGGCCCGCGCAGCTGGAGGATCGCGCCTGGCGCATCAACCTCTTTGGCGACGACATCGAATCCCTGCGCGAATTCGACCCGCTGACCGGCGAAATCACCGGCGAGTTCGAGCGCGTGAGCATCTACGCCAACAGCCACTACGTGACGCCGCGGCCGACGATGCAGCAGGCCATCGGCCGCATCAAGGCGGAGCTGAAGGAGCACCTGCTGATCCTGGAAAAGGAGGGCAAGCTGCTGGAAGCCCAGCGCCTGGACCAGCGCACCACCTTCGATATCGAGATGATGGAGACCACCGGCTCCTGCAAGGGAATCGAGAATTATTCCCGCTATCTCTCCGGCCGGAATCCGGGCGAACCGCCGCCGACGCTGTTCGAATATCTGCCCGAGGGCGCGTTGCTGGTGGTGGATGAAAGCCACGTCACCGTGCCGCAGATCGGCGGCATGTATAAGGGCGACTATGCGCGCAAGATCATCCTCAGCGAATACGGCTTCCGCCTGCCGAGCTGCACAGATAACCGCCCGCTGAAATTCGAGGAGTGGGAGAGTTTCCGCCCGCAGACCGTCTTCGTCAGCGCCACCCCCGGCCCCTGGGAAATGGAGCGCACCGGCGGCGTCTTCGCCGAGCAGGTGATCCGTCCGACCGGCCTTGTGGACCCCGTCTGCGACATCCGCCCTGTGGAAAATCAGGTGGATGACCTGCTGGCCGAGTGCAAGGCCTGCGCCGCCAAGGGCGAGCGCGTGCTGGTCACGGTGCTGACCAAGAAGATGGCCGAGCAACTCACCGAATACCTGACGGAAATGGGCGTGCGCGTGCGCTACCTCCATTCCGATGTGGACACGCTGGAGCGCATCGAGATCATCCGCGACCTGCGCCGCGGCGTGTTCGACGCGCTGATCGGCATCAACCTGCTGCGCGAGGGGCTGGATATTCCCGAATGCGGCCTCGTGACCATCCTGGACGCGGATAAGGAAGGCTTCCTGCGCTCCACCACCTCGCTCATCCAGACCATCGGCCGGGCGGCCCGCAATGCCGAAGGCCGCGTCATCCTCTACGCCGACCGCATGACCGACAGCATGAAGCGCGCCCTGGAGGAGACGGAGCGGCGGCGCAACAAGCAAATCGCCTACAACACTGAGCACGGCATCACCCCCACCTCCATCAAGCGGGAGATCAGCGATGTGCTGCGCGATGTGAGCCAGGGCGACTACGTGACGGTGGAGGCGGTGGAGGGCGATGCGACGGCGCAATTCGTCGGCCGTGACCTGCGCTCGGCCATCGCCGAGATGGAGAAGAAGATGCGCGCGGCGGCGGCCGACCTGGAATTCGAGACGGCGGCCCGGCTGCGCGACGAGATCAAGCGGCTGGAGGCGCTGGAACTGGACATCGCCACGCCGGGCAGCGCCCCATCGGGCAGCGCGCTGACACCCAATGAGGCCGGGCGTTCCCTGCGTGAGGCGACGCCCAAGAAGGACTGGAAGCCCAAGCCCATGGGGCCAGGGGGCGGGGGCTATGACCCGAAGAAGATGAAGGCCCGCGGGGGAAGCCGCGGGCGGTCGGGGCCGTGA
- a CDS encoding phospholipase D family protein: protein MSTPNQTLLQRSIADAVPHAAGRVSGVALMRDAGDAFAVRAASARAAGRSLDLQYYMWRGDVTGQLLAQEVLEAADRGVTVRLLLDDVYALGRERTLAALDAHPLIEVRLFNGTRWRRFGRLGFLLELAFGGRHLNRRMHNKSWIADDCLAVVGGRNLGDAYFGLGARGAVQFRDLDLLIAGPAAQQATHVFNRYWASPLARPARLAAATAERQGGLPALRMVLACAEDRPAADALLARLGEPVLDELAQGSGLRLLPHHAIQVVADPPAKAKRGLRARKRARAAGGIAAEIADALRQARQEALLISPYFVPGQAGLKLLCDLCARGVRVSVVTNSLAATDVVAVHGGYAKYRQALLAAGVTLFELKPRWPDGETKGKTSLLGSRGAALHTKAFAVDGALGFVGSFNLDPRSAALNTEMGTFVCDAVIAGEVAAEHARLADPAVSWQVVWEDGRIGWRDGGVATLRQEPMAGAWRRVLAGLVRRLPVEEQL, encoded by the coding sequence ATGAGCACACCCAACCAGACCCTCCTGCAACGCAGCATCGCCGACGCAGTGCCGCATGCCGCGGGGCGCGTCAGCGGCGTGGCCCTGATGCGCGATGCCGGCGATGCCTTCGCCGTGCGGGCCGCCAGCGCGCGGGCCGCCGGCCGCAGCCTCGACCTGCAATATTACATGTGGCGCGGCGACGTGACGGGGCAGCTGCTCGCGCAGGAAGTGCTTGAGGCCGCCGATCGTGGGGTGACGGTGCGGCTGCTGCTGGATGACGTCTATGCCCTGGGCCGGGAGCGCACGCTGGCCGCCCTGGATGCGCATCCGCTGATCGAGGTGCGGCTGTTCAACGGCACGCGCTGGCGCCGCTTCGGCCGCCTCGGCTTTCTGCTGGAGCTGGCCTTTGGCGGGCGGCATCTGAACCGGCGCATGCACAATAAATCCTGGATCGCCGATGACTGCCTGGCGGTGGTGGGTGGGCGCAACCTGGGCGATGCGTATTTCGGCCTGGGCGCGCGCGGCGCCGTGCAATTCCGGGACCTCGATCTGCTGATCGCGGGGCCGGCTGCGCAGCAGGCGACGCACGTCTTCAACCGCTACTGGGCGAGCCCTCTGGCGCGGCCCGCGCGCCTCGCCGCCGCCACCGCCGAGCGCCAGGGCGGCTTGCCGGCGCTGCGCATGGTGCTGGCCTGCGCGGAGGATCGCCCGGCCGCGGATGCGCTGCTCGCCCGCCTCGGGGAGCCGGTGCTGGATGAGTTGGCCCAGGGGTCGGGGCTGCGGCTGCTGCCGCATCACGCCATCCAGGTGGTGGCCGACCCGCCGGCGAAGGCGAAGCGCGGGCTGCGGGCCCGCAAGCGCGCCCGCGCCGCTGGCGGCATCGCCGCCGAGATCGCCGATGCCTTGCGCCAGGCGCGGCAAGAGGCGCTGCTCATCTCGCCCTATTTCGTGCCGGGCCAGGCCGGGCTCAAGCTGCTGTGTGACCTGTGCGCGCGCGGGGTGCGGGTTTCCGTCGTCACCAATTCACTGGCGGCGACGGATGTGGTGGCCGTGCATGGCGGCTACGCGAAGTATCGCCAGGCCTTGCTGGCGGCGGGGGTGACGCTGTTCGAACTGAAACCCCGCTGGCCGGACGGAGAAACCAAGGGCAAGACCAGCCTGCTCGGCTCACGCGGGGCGGCGCTGCACACCAAGGCCTTTGCGGTGGATGGCGCGCTGGGCTTCGTGGGCTCCTTCAACCTCGATCCGCGCTCGGCCGCGCTGAACACGGAGATGGGCACCTTCGTGTGCGACGCCGTGATCGCCGGCGAAGTGGCGGCGGAACATGCGCGCCTCGCGGATCCGGCGGTGAGCTGGCAGGTGGTGTGGGAGGATGGGCGGATCGGCTGGCGCGATGGCGGCGTCGCGACCCTCCGGCAGGAACCAATGGCAGGCGCATGGCGGCGCGTGCTGGCCGGGCTGGTGCGGCGCCTGCCGGTGGAGGAGCAGCTGTGA
- a CDS encoding tripartite tricarboxylate transporter substrate-binding protein, with product MNRRNLLQALPLMLPAGAAFAQADWPTRGVSIIVPFAPGSSSDIIARAMANAMQGALGRPVTVENRPGATGEVGARQVIRAAPDGYTLMHAPISTWAINVALRPNLAYDPVTQLTRIMQTVRTPNVLVINSAALPATDLPGVLAWLRAPGRNASYSTSGAGSSDHLTMEMFRQATGTEITHIPFSGGAPATTALLQGTVQLSFQNLGSIMPHIAEGRVRPILITSEARSPLLPQVPTGAELGLSDFVVYSWQGFGGPPAMAPALVERVHAAAVAGLRAPVVAARLGELGFDIVASTPAAFAAFQEGEIARWQRVVRTGRITVD from the coding sequence ATGAACCGCCGCAACCTGCTCCAGGCCCTGCCGCTGATGCTGCCTGCGGGCGCCGCCTTCGCCCAGGCGGATTGGCCGACGCGGGGTGTCTCCATCATCGTTCCCTTCGCGCCCGGCTCCTCCTCCGACATCATCGCCCGCGCCATGGCCAATGCCATGCAGGGCGCGCTGGGCCGGCCCGTCACGGTGGAAAACCGCCCCGGCGCCACGGGTGAGGTGGGGGCCCGCCAGGTGATCCGCGCGGCACCGGATGGCTATACGCTGATGCATGCGCCGATCAGCACCTGGGCGATCAACGTCGCCCTCCGGCCGAACCTCGCCTATGACCCCGTCACGCAGCTCACCCGCATCATGCAGACGGTGCGCACGCCCAATGTGCTGGTGATCAACAGCGCCGCCCTTCCAGCGACGGACCTGCCGGGCGTGCTGGCCTGGCTGCGGGCGCCCGGGCGCAATGCCAGCTATTCCACCAGCGGCGCCGGCTCCTCCGATCACCTCACCATGGAGATGTTCCGCCAGGCGACGGGGACGGAGATCACGCATATCCCCTTCAGCGGCGGCGCGCCGGCGACGACCGCGCTGCTGCAGGGCACGGTGCAGCTTTCCTTCCAGAATCTCGGCTCGATCATGCCGCATATCGCCGAAGGGCGAGTGCGCCCCATCCTGATCACGTCGGAGGCGCGCAGCCCGCTGCTGCCGCAGGTGCCGACGGGCGCGGAGCTCGGCCTCAGCGATTTCGTGGTCTATTCCTGGCAGGGCTTCGGCGGGCCGCCGGCCATGGCGCCCGCGCTGGTCGAGCGGGTGCATGCGGCGGCGGTGGCGGGTTTGCGCGCACCCGTCGTCGCCGCGCGCCTGGGTGAGCTGGGCTTTGATATCGTGGCGAGCACGCCAGCAGCTTTCGCGGCCTTCCAGGAAGGCGAGATCGCGCGGTGGCAGCGCGTCGTGCGCACCGGCCGCATCACGGTGGATTGA
- a CDS encoding isocitrate lyase/PEP mutase family protein translates to MTPPERLRAHLAEPGFVVMPAVWDGLSAKLAAGAGYKTAFLSGSCVAASRLGGPDLDLISFGEMFDSFNMVHGAAPETLILADGDHGYGNPLNVQRTVRAYGRAGAAAILIEDKITPRQLTSSGKPCLPREEARMKIRAAVQAAKDSGILILARTDCRPTQGIDEAVARIEMYVEEGADILFLDSPADDEEFRRAVAAAKGRPSFAVLSPGPGRRIPSVTEAAALGLKIGTYPTAMLSPAIAGMQAGLAALLAGEAESASALSPAVLRTTLGYPDYDVQGKPFLV, encoded by the coding sequence ATGACCCCGCCCGAACGCCTGCGCGCCCATCTTGCCGAACCCGGCTTCGTCGTCATGCCCGCCGTCTGGGACGGGCTGAGCGCGAAGCTGGCCGCGGGGGCCGGCTACAAGACCGCCTTCCTCTCCGGCTCCTGCGTGGCGGCGAGCCGGCTGGGTGGCCCCGACCTCGATCTGATTTCCTTCGGCGAGATGTTCGACAGCTTCAACATGGTGCATGGCGCCGCCCCCGAGACGCTGATCCTGGCCGATGGCGACCATGGCTATGGCAACCCGCTGAACGTCCAGCGCACCGTGCGCGCCTATGGCCGCGCCGGGGCAGCCGCGATCCTCATCGAGGACAAGATCACGCCGCGTCAGCTCACCTCCTCCGGCAAGCCCTGCCTGCCGCGTGAGGAAGCGCGCATGAAGATCCGCGCCGCTGTGCAGGCCGCGAAGGATTCCGGCATCCTGATCCTGGCGCGCACCGATTGCCGGCCGACGCAGGGCATTGATGAGGCGGTGGCGCGGATCGAGATGTATGTCGAGGAGGGGGCCGATATCCTGTTCCTCGACAGCCCGGCCGATGATGAGGAATTCCGCCGCGCGGTGGCGGCGGCGAAGGGCAGGCCCTCCTTCGCGGTGCTCTCGCCCGGGCCGGGGCGGCGCATTCCCTCGGTGACCGAGGCGGCGGCGCTGGGGCTGAAGATCGGCACCTACCCGACGGCGATGCTCTCACCTGCCATCGCGGGGATGCAGGCGGGGCTGGCCGCGCTGCTGGCGGGCGAGGCGGAGAGTGCCAGCGCGCTCAGCCCGGCCGTCCTGCGCACCACGCTCGGCTATCCGGATTATGACGTGCAGGGCAAGCCGTTCCTGGTGTAG
- the cls gene encoding cardiolipin synthase translates to MILALHLAAQCAVIIRVLLRPHRDPASRVAWVVLALAVPVVGMLAYLVLGETNIGRRRAARMQRVLAELPEAARMGLAEGAAAPAIPERLEGLFRVGQSISGYGPVGGNTARLIGDSNASITAIVADIDAATRHVHLLFYIWLPDGNGLRVAEALKRAAARGVACRAVADDIGSRAMIRSPHWAAMAAAGVRLARALPLGFPILRTLDGRIDLRNHRKIIVIDNRITWCGSQNCADPEFLPKAKFAPWVDAVMRFEGPIARQNQHLFASDWMSWGDDDLRDILLEPPGPDAAGGIIAQVVASGPTERHSAMPEMFQSLIYAARRELVISTPYYVPDEAMQAALRAAGNRGVATSIIFPARNDNFAVAAASQSYYADLLEAGVRIHEYQGGLLHTKSLTLDGEVTLIGSANMDRRSFDLNYENNILLYDAEATAAMRALQESYIARSRPVLPADVAAWPWHRQLRNNIASVLSPVL, encoded by the coding sequence ATGATCCTGGCCCTGCACCTGGCCGCGCAATGCGCGGTCATCATCCGCGTCCTGCTCCGGCCGCATCGCGACCCAGCCTCCCGCGTGGCCTGGGTGGTGCTGGCCCTTGCCGTGCCGGTGGTGGGCATGCTGGCCTATCTGGTGCTGGGCGAGACCAATATCGGCCGCCGGCGGGCGGCGCGGATGCAGCGCGTGCTGGCGGAATTGCCCGAAGCGGCCCGCATGGGCCTGGCCGAGGGCGCGGCGGCCCCGGCGATTCCGGAGCGTCTGGAGGGGTTGTTCCGCGTCGGCCAATCCATCAGCGGCTATGGGCCGGTGGGGGGCAATACGGCGCGGCTGATCGGTGATTCCAACGCCTCCATCACCGCCATCGTCGCCGATATCGATGCGGCGACGCGGCATGTGCATCTGCTGTTCTATATCTGGCTGCCCGATGGCAATGGCCTGCGCGTGGCCGAGGCGCTGAAGCGGGCCGCGGCGCGCGGCGTGGCGTGCCGGGCGGTTGCGGATGACATCGGCTCCCGCGCCATGATCCGCAGCCCGCATTGGGCGGCGATGGCCGCGGCCGGCGTGCGGCTGGCGCGCGCGCTGCCGCTGGGCTTTCCCATCCTGCGCACGCTGGATGGGCGGATTGACCTGCGCAACCACCGCAAGATCATCGTGATCGACAACCGCATCACCTGGTGCGGCAGCCAGAACTGCGCCGATCCGGAATTCCTGCCCAAGGCGAAATTCGCGCCCTGGGTGGATGCGGTGATGCGCTTCGAAGGCCCGATCGCGCGGCAGAACCAGCATCTCTTCGCCAGCGACTGGATGAGCTGGGGCGATGACGACCTGCGTGACATCCTGCTGGAGCCGCCGGGCCCGGATGCGGCGGGCGGTATCATCGCGCAGGTGGTGGCCAGCGGGCCGACCGAGCGCCACTCCGCCATGCCCGAGATGTTCCAGAGCCTGATCTACGCCGCCCGGCGGGAATTGGTGATCTCCACCCCCTATTACGTGCCGGATGAGGCCATGCAGGCGGCCTTGCGGGCGGCCGGCAATCGCGGTGTCGCGACCAGCATCATCTTCCCCGCGCGCAACGACAACTTCGCCGTGGCCGCCGCCAGCCAGAGCTACTACGCCGATCTGCTGGAGGCGGGCGTGCGGATCCATGAATATCAGGGCGGCCTGCTGCACACCAAATCCCTGACGCTGGATGGCGAGGTGACGCTGATCGGCTCGGCCAATATGGACCGCCGCAGCTTCGACCTGAACTACGAGAACAACATCCTACTGTACGACGCCGAGGCCACGGCCGCGATGCGCGCCCTGCAGGAGAGCTACATCGCCCGCAGCCGCCCGGTCCTGCCCGCCGATGTGGCGGCCTGGCCGTGGCATCGGCAGTTGCGGAACAACATCGCCTCGGTGCTCAGCCCCGTTCTGTAG